GAATTTCATGGCCCATGATACATCACCAGGCAGTAAAACGACATCATCTGCTGTAACAAGCTGAGACCAGTCAGACGTGATTTTTTGCCAGTGGTTTAGCCAGTTGTCGCCAAAAATATGCATGGGTTTAAACGGTGGATTTCCTGATAGATGAAGATCACTAATGGAAAAGATTTTCATAAAGACCGTGTCCTTTCAGTCATAATTAGGTTAATTGTACAGCCGTAGCAAAAAAAAAACAAATTTTACACTGACTTTTATGGACAACTTTGGTAAATAGGTATAAAAAAAAACCGAATAGGTGTACAATGGCAAAGAAGATAAGTAAAAGAGGAGACCGAATAGGGGAGATTCTGCCGTGGGAGACATAACTAGAATGAATGAATTTAATAATGAAAATGTATTATTGCAAAATAAAATGAGACGATGGACTATAGGAGCTTTCATTGTCATCATGTCGAGTGCAGCAATTTGTGGATCAATAGCCTGGATGCACTGGAAACATGCACCTGAGTATTCGCTTAATATGATCAAGACTGCTGTTGAGACGCATGATATTAAAGCATTTGATCACTATGTTGATTTAGATAGGCTTCTTACGCAAGGGATTGATCAACTCCTTCGTTCTACCATGGATGATGAAGAGAATTATGAGCCTGCCAAGCAAGCAGTGGGATTTTTTCAGACTGTAAAACCCGCGCTTATTTCTTCTGCTAAAGATCAGATCCGTTTTTATGTTGAACAAGGCGTTTTTTCGAAATCGGCGAATCGTTCTGGAAATATTGCAGAAACGGACATCGGGGATTTATATAAAAATACGGGCGGTGGATCGTCTGTATTTCATGGTGTTGAATATGTTAAAGAAGAGGGAAAGGATGCTGCTGTCGGCATAAGGGTGTTTTTTCCGAAACTTGACAAGGATTTCATTCTAGAACTGAATATGCGAGATTGCGAGGATTATTGGCAATTAGTTGAAATCAATAATTTTGGTGAATTTTTTTCTCAGATCGCTGCAGCGGAACAGGCAAAATTAGCTGAAGTCAATCAGCCAATTGTTGAGTCCATGTCTACACATGTTGCACTTGATAGTGTGAAGGCGATAGCAGAATCTAATGAGGATTTGGGTATTGCCAAGTCTATTCATTTGGTGGGGACTGTGAAAAATGTGGGCACAGAAGCGATTGGCAATGCCGGGTTTACTTTCATTGTGAAGGATGGAGATAAAATCGTTCGTAAATTTCCAGTAAAAACCAATTGGAGCCAGCCACTTCCAGTGGGTCAAGAGAGGAATATGTTGTGGAGCAGAGGCGTGAATCCATTTCTAAAGTCTGATATGGTTCTGTATCAAACCATTGGTAATTTAACGATTGAGGTACAACCCATTTATATTCAGCTTATAAATGGCACGGAACAGAGATTAGTTGAAAAATTACCTTAAGCTAGAATGCGACTAAATACCTGATTTTACTTGACAAATTCTTACAAAATGTGATTTAATCTTATTAGTAGTATTAATTTATTGGTATCTTGTTAAAAAAGATAGCCTAAAAATAAAGCGCCTAAGATTGATAGGCTTGCTATGTGATCGCATAGAAATGCAGTCAGGCGTGAGCCTGACTTTTTTGATACTTATTTTAATATGAGTCATTTATGGTTTTAAGGATAAAAAGTTTTTCAGAATGCTTCTAAAATAATTAATGAATTGTGAAAGAGGTAATTATGGGGAGTAGTATGGAGGGTAATAAAAAGATAGAATTAACTATGCGTTTATCTGAATTTGAGATGCCACCCATGCAAGATGTACTTATTGTGGGGAAAATGGCACCGATTGGTGCGGAAGCCGCTAGGAGAATGGTAGATATTTTATCTCCCGATCAGTATATGATAAAAAAAACGGAGCATCCGATTATTGAAGCGATTGTTATAAGAAAATCTTTATTGAATATGATGCCTGAAGATAAATTGATTGCACTTATCTTAGAGGAGGGAGAAAAGGTTACTAATGAAACAATGATAGTAAGAGTGCAACTGAATATTACTATCTTAGTTAGTAAATCGATTGAATTATGATTAGATGTGTCGCAGATATTATGATTAAAGATTTTCCGGTAGTTGATGCACTTGCAGGGTTACGGCATGTTCAAAATATGGCAGTAAGAAATGAATTTGGCAGTTTAGTTGTTATGGAATCGAATAAGGTAGTTGGTGTACTGAATTATTGGGATTTAGTTAAATCTCACCCTAATCGGATTGTTGCTGATGCAATGTCCGAGAAATTTATGTATATTGCTCCAGAGATGACTGTCTGGGAAGCAAAAGAAATGCTTGATGAACATTGTGTTGAGTTATTGTTGATTGGTAATCAACAAGCAGTATGTGGTATGGTGAATCAACCCCTTATTGATGCCGAAATAGGACAACATCGTGATTTGTTGACAGGTCTTTATCGAAGTGATTATATTTATTATCAAGCTATAAAACTTCTTGATGGTGGCAGCGCAATATCGTTCATTTTCCTCGATGTAAATAATTTTGGCCGCATTGATAAAGAGTATGGACATATTTATGGGGATAAAATACTTCAAGAAATTAGCGCATTATTAAAGAATAAGATGAATGAACAAACTTACTTATCTCGTTTTGGAGGTGATGAGTTTCTGGTCTTGACCCCTTATAATATTGATGAATGTTGTAGTTTTGCTGAAAATTTATTACATAGTGTTGTATGCCATCATTTTTATAAGGATATACCCGTAACGATTTCGGCAGGTATTGCTAAAAAGTCCGCTGAAGGGAGTTTGGAAGATCCCTTTTCTTCTCTTCTACAAATGGTTAATCGTGCTAGTTTAGCTTCGACGAAAGCCAAGAAAAATAAGTCGGAACTAGTTGTTGCTGATGATGTTGATTTTAACGAAGAGTTGGGTCGTATGAGTTTATAGATAAGGGAGGGCATTTTGATGTCATATTTACTTCAGCCATTAGGGGTAGGTTCTTTAAAACTGATCAGTCGCTTGGTTATGCCGCCCATGGCTACGGCACAGTCACAAGATAATGGAATGGTAAGTCAAGCGCTTTTAGATTACTATGGGGAAAAATCTGCTGGCGGCTATTTTTCATTGGTTATTATTGAACACAGTTTTATTCAATTGGCAGGAAAGGCCAGTCATCAGCAACTGTCTGTTGCTGATGACTGGATGATAGAAGGATTGCGGGAGTTGGCAAATGTCATTCATCGTAACGGTTCGAAATGTGTTATGCAAATTAATCACGCTGGCAGTGCCACAACAAAGGATATTACAGGTGGGATTCCTGTTGGTCCTTCTGCGGTAGTAAATCCACGCAAAGGTGGTATTCCCCACGAACTTACGCGACAAGAAATTGCTCAGATCGTGACTGCTTTTCAGCAGGCTGCAGGACGTGTAAAAGCTGCGGGGTTCGATGGAGTTGAAATTCATTCGGCTCATGGCTATTTTCTTAATCAATTTCTGTCGCCAATTACGAACAAACGTACAGATGAATATGGTGGGGATATTCATCATCGTATTCGTCTTCATCTTCAAATTATTGCAGCAGTGCGTGAAATTGTGGGACAAGATTTTCCGATATTGCTGCGTCTAGGGGCTTGTGATTTTCTTCCCGGGGGGACAACAATTGAAGATAGTTTAGTTGCGGCAGAGGCCTTTGAAACAGCCGGAGTCAATATTATCGATATATCTGGCGGGCTTTTAGGATATACAGTGCCAGGTGTTACAGAACCCGGTTATTTTGCTTCACTTGCCGCGGCGATAAAAAAAGTCGTTTCTGTTCCTGTTATTCTTACTGGTGGAATTACGGATGTGCAGGAGGTAGAACGACTGTTGGCAGATGGAAAGGCCGATCTGATTGGAGTGGGCCGAGCTGTTTTGAAAGATTCTAATTGGGCAAAAGAAGCTGTTGCTCATCTTCAATCCAACTAGCGTGTAAACAGGAAATCTAGAATAATATGTTGAATATTGAAAGAGACTGATTGGATTTATATATTTGTCAATAGGATACTAACCAAAAGGGGGGGTAAGTATGTTTAATCTTGGTATGTCTGAACTTGTGTTAATATTAGTGATTGCGCTTGTTGTTTTTGGACCAGGCAAGCTTCCTGAAGTTGGCAAGGCACTTGGTAAGGGAATTCAAGAATTTAAGCGAGCTACGGCGACTAGTGGTCAAGAGGAACCCATGAAGGTGGAAGCCAAGCCAGTTGAAGAAGTTCATAAAACAGAAGAAAAAAAGTGAGGAATCTGTCATGTCATCGACGGATCACGAAATAAATTCAGAAACTGACGCAGTTACAGATGCTGCAGGTGGTGCCATGTCGCTAGTTGAGCATTTGCAAGAGCTCAGGCAAAGACTGATTAAAATTATTGTTACTGTCAGTGTTGCCAGTAGTT
This genomic window from Pelorhabdus rhamnosifermentans contains:
- a CDS encoding diguanylate cyclase, yielding MIRCVADIMIKDFPVVDALAGLRHVQNMAVRNEFGSLVVMESNKVVGVLNYWDLVKSHPNRIVADAMSEKFMYIAPEMTVWEAKEMLDEHCVELLLIGNQQAVCGMVNQPLIDAEIGQHRDLLTGLYRSDYIYYQAIKLLDGGSAISFIFLDVNNFGRIDKEYGHIYGDKILQEISALLKNKMNEQTYLSRFGGDEFLVLTPYNIDECCSFAENLLHSVVCHHFYKDIPVTISAGIAKKSAEGSLEDPFSSLLQMVNRASLASTKAKKNKSELVVADDVDFNEELGRMSL
- a CDS encoding NADH:flavin oxidoreductase, with amino-acid sequence MSYLLQPLGVGSLKLISRLVMPPMATAQSQDNGMVSQALLDYYGEKSAGGYFSLVIIEHSFIQLAGKASHQQLSVADDWMIEGLRELANVIHRNGSKCVMQINHAGSATTKDITGGIPVGPSAVVNPRKGGIPHELTRQEIAQIVTAFQQAAGRVKAAGFDGVEIHSAHGYFLNQFLSPITNKRTDEYGGDIHHRIRLHLQIIAAVREIVGQDFPILLRLGACDFLPGGTTIEDSLVAAEAFETAGVNIIDISGGLLGYTVPGVTEPGYFASLAAAIKKVVSVPVILTGGITDVQEVERLLADGKADLIGVGRAVLKDSNWAKEAVAHLQSN
- a CDS encoding twin-arginine translocase TatA/TatE family subunit; the protein is MFNLGMSELVLILVIALVVFGPGKLPEVGKALGKGIQEFKRATATSGQEEPMKVEAKPVEEVHKTEEKK